GGCGCGCTGCTGATCCTGGACGAGGTCCAGACCGGCATCGGACGTACCGGCAAGTGGCTGGCCAGTGAGGACGCCGGGATCGTCCCCGACGCGGTGACCCTTGCCAAGGGCCTCGGCGGCGGTTTCCCGATCGGCGCACTGCTCACCTTCGGCCCGGAGGTGTCCGCCCTGCTGTCCGCCGGCCAGCACGGGACGACCTTTGGCGGAAACCCGGTGGCCACCGCGGCGGCCCTGGCCACCCTGCACGTGCTGGAAAGCCAGCAGGTGCTGGCCCACGTCCGGAAGGTGGGGGAGCACCTGCGCTCCGGCCTCGCCGCGATCGACGGCGTCACCGAGGTCCGCGGCGAAGGACTGCTGATCGGTTTCGACCTCGACGCCGACGTCGCCCCCGCGGTCGTCACCGCGGGGCTCGACGCCGGGTTCATCGTCAACAGCCCCGGACCGCACACCATCCGGCTCGCGCCGCCGCTGATCCTTTCCAAGGAGCAGGCCGACCGCTTCCTCGCCGCGCTGCCCGCTCTCCTCCAGACCGCAAAGGACGCCCAGTGACTGCACCTGTGACCACCCGCCACTTCCTCAAGGACACGGACCTCACCCCGGCCGAGCAGGCCGAGGTCCTGAACCTCGCCGTCCGGATGAAGGCCGCGCCGTACAGCGTCCAGCCCTTTGCCGCGGAGGGCAGCGGGCGCAAGACGGTGGCGGTGATCTTCGACAAAACATCCACCCGCACCCGCGTCTCCTTCGCCACCGGCATCGCGGACATGGGCGGCAACGCCCTCATCATCAACCCGGGCGAGGCCCAGATCGGCCACAAGGAATCGGTCGAGGACACTGCCAAGGTCCTCGAGCGCATGGTCTCCACCATCGTGTGGCGGACCGGCGCGCACGCCGGCCTCGTCGCGATGGCGGAAAACTCCCGTGTCCCGGTCATCAACGCCCTCTGCGACGACTACCACCCCTGCCAGCTCCTGGCCGACCTGCTGACCGTCAAGGAGCACAAGGGCGGGCTGGCGGGCCTGACCATGAGCTACCTCGGCGACGCGGCCAACAACATGGCCAACTCCTACCTGCTGGCCGGCGTCACGGCCGGCATGCACGTGCGCATCGCCGGCCCGCAGGGCTACCTGCCCGCCGCCGAGATCGTCGCCGCCGCCGAGGAGCGTGCCGCCCAGACCGGCGGCTCGGTGCTCGTCACGGTCGACGCCGCCGAGGCGCTCCGGGGTGCCGACGTCGTCGCCACCGACACCTGGGTGTCGATGGGCCAGGAGGACGAGAAGGAAGCGCGGCTGCAGCTGTTCCGCGACTACTCCGTCGACGAGGCCGCGATGAAGCTCGCCGCTCCCGACGCCGTCGTGCTGCACTGCCTGCCCGCCTACCGCGGCTACGAAATTGCCGCCGGCGTGATCGACGGCCCGCAGTCCGTGGTCTGGGACGAGGCCGAGAACCGGCTCCATGCCCAAAAGGCCCTGATGGCGTGGCTCATGCACCGCTCCGGCCTGGCCGTTGTTGACGGGCTCGCGCCAGTCGAGGGGCTGGCGCCGGTGGACGGGCTGGACTGATGTCCGTCCAGCCCGCCGCCCAGGGGGCCAGTCCGGCCACCAAAACGGCCCGGCAGGCGCGGATCACCGCGATCCTCACCGGCGAGTCCGTCCGCTCGCAGGCGGAGCTCGCGGCGCTGCTCGCGGACGACGGCGTCCAGGTCACCCAGGCGACGCTGTCCCGCGACCTCGTGGAGCTCGGCGCCGTCCGGGTCCGCGGCAAGGATGGCGTGCTCGTCTACGCCGTGCCGGGGGAGGGCGGCGAACGCGGCGCCAAGAGCGGGGTGACCCAGGAAATCCTCGACGCCCGCCTCGCGCGGCTCTGCGGCGAACTGCTCGTCACGGCCGAGGCGTCCGCGAACCTCGTGGTGCTCCGGACCCCGCCGGGGGCCGCGAACTTCCTGGCCCTCGCGATCGACCACTCGGTGATGCCCTCGATCCTGGGCACCATCGCCGGGGACGACACCGTGCTGCTGGTCACCCGCGACCCGGCCGGTGGCGCCGCCGTCGCCGCCCGCTTCCTGCAGCTGGCCGAAGAGGCCGGCCAATGAGCTTTACCCGTGAACTTTCACCAGACAACCAAGAACCCAAACAACTAAGGAGCATTTGAAGTGACTGAGCGTATTGTGCTGGCCTACTCCGGTGGCCTGGATACTTCCGTAGCCATCGGCTGGATCGGTGAAGCGACCGGCGCCGAGGTCATTGCCGTGGCGGTCGACGTCGGACAGGGCGGCGAGTCGCTGGAGACCATCCGTCAGCGTGCCCTGGGCTGCGGCGCCGTCGAGGCCTACGTGGCCGACGCCTCCGACGAGTTCGCCAATGAATACTGCATGCCCACGCTGCAGGCCAACGCCCTCTACCAGGGCCACTACCCCTTGGTCTCCGCCATCTCCCGCCCGGTGATCGTCAAGCACCTGGTCAAGGCCGCCCGCGAATTCGGCGCCACCACCGTGGCGCACGGCTGCACCGGCAAGGGCAACGACCAGGTCCGCTTCGAGGTCGGCATCCAGACCCTAGGCCCGGACCTGAAGTGCATCGCCCCGGTCCGCGACCTCGCCCTGACCCGCGACAAGGCCATTGCCTTCGCCGAGGAAAAGGGATTGCCGATCGAGACCACCAAGAAGAACCCGTACTCGATCGACCAGAACGTCTGGGGCCGCGCCGTCGAAACCGGCTACCTCGAGGACATCTGGAATGCCCCCACCAAGGACATCTACGACTACACCGC
The nucleotide sequence above comes from Arthrobacter sp. KBS0702. Encoded proteins:
- a CDS encoding arginine repressor; the protein is MSVQPAAQGASPATKTARQARITAILTGESVRSQAELAALLADDGVQVTQATLSRDLVELGAVRVRGKDGVLVYAVPGEGGERGAKSGVTQEILDARLARLCGELLVTAEASANLVVLRTPPGAANFLALAIDHSVMPSILGTIAGDDTVLLVTRDPAGGAAVAARFLQLAEEAGQ
- a CDS encoding argininosuccinate synthase, whose protein sequence is MTERIVLAYSGGLDTSVAIGWIGEATGAEVIAVAVDVGQGGESLETIRQRALGCGAVEAYVADASDEFANEYCMPTLQANALYQGHYPLVSAISRPVIVKHLVKAAREFGATTVAHGCTGKGNDQVRFEVGIQTLGPDLKCIAPVRDLALTRDKAIAFAEEKGLPIETTKKNPYSIDQNVWGRAVETGYLEDIWNAPTKDIYDYTATPEFPPAPDEVTISFEAGIPVAIDGVKVTPLQAIKELNRRAGAQGVGRIDVVEDRLVGIKSREIYEAPGAMALITAHKHLEDITIEREQARFKATVGQRWAELVYDGQWFSPLKRSLDAFIMDTQRYVSGDIRMVLHGGQAIVNGRRSETSLYDFDLATYDTGDTFDQSMARGFIELWGMSAKVASGRDIRVAGK
- the argF gene encoding ornithine carbamoyltransferase, which encodes MTAPVTTRHFLKDTDLTPAEQAEVLNLAVRMKAAPYSVQPFAAEGSGRKTVAVIFDKTSTRTRVSFATGIADMGGNALIINPGEAQIGHKESVEDTAKVLERMVSTIVWRTGAHAGLVAMAENSRVPVINALCDDYHPCQLLADLLTVKEHKGGLAGLTMSYLGDAANNMANSYLLAGVTAGMHVRIAGPQGYLPAAEIVAAAEERAAQTGGSVLVTVDAAEALRGADVVATDTWVSMGQEDEKEARLQLFRDYSVDEAAMKLAAPDAVVLHCLPAYRGYEIAAGVIDGPQSVVWDEAENRLHAQKALMAWLMHRSGLAVVDGLAPVEGLAPVDGLD